From Salarias fasciatus chromosome 5, fSalaFa1.1, whole genome shotgun sequence, a single genomic window includes:
- the cfap92 gene encoding uncharacterized protein cfap92 → MKSCYHIEYELLPGTAETTQVDLVVYGPVAKLCREEESQARYENRKVFSLQEDEACGVNGCVKTMVNKIRACIEKKSKTSVKIPFFQSKSELGSEIDKNTGLLNSDLHKLDIFELEEIRKPGSVSVEISPVPLLAGDTVNEHFPVRSAGVAEVLCNISLDKPLMSDQLKAELNPLVLTILSATSLPSSPVPFHILQEECLPVYCQYKFHNLKPHRTNYHKQGADIYFRDVNVIMTGLMSSADVQQFLCGPPLEIEVHDRDRKLAKEPTLENMNTHGVACLNLSELLLGEKSLELHLPIKRCRPMDRAEQRRRQAAGSRALLPQGHYYENNSQLKVKIDIACPLNIKSLHSVVGPSLGPFGRIIYLFSGDNSSMVKKLRSEILQINAAAFHLGCCSLESIETALSNHAMNFRPDGSENVDFVSGFHLQDKKIHVFVLEGLKDKAVRSLWETCPMKLSEKEEEQVTVHYDSGLGFFTRLYGSLDLCLGPIQLRKPLASIMRTPRVHVRGAVPPACYQALSRLSQLCDVRLLHEAVQCDLFPSAAMILSMSKEFGIRARQCEQSAAADTTGDTPGDCGGDGSVRRVRVKRLPPLSTTNSEYVSQRQSRQRKQRNFIQENMKNVQERRPKKDARFLRVDVPADQAVHNYSIQTFNFHRTAKELLQKEMAKMPGRRFTYSQQYHSATVEPGPTTPEPRRGSTAWLSGVDRPRAQPARGPSLAGLWRASTRSPGCYGI, encoded by the exons ATGAAG AGCTGCTACCATATTGAATACGAGCTGCTCCCAGGCACTGCAGAGACGACCCAAGTGGACCTGGTGGTGTACGGCCCGGTGGCAAAGCTCTGCCGGGAGGAGGAGTCCCAG GCCCGCTACGAAAACCGCAAAGtcttcagcctgcaggaggacgaggcGTGCGGTGTGAACG GGTGTGTCAAGACTATGGTCAATAAAATCAGAGCCTGTATTGAGAAGAAGTCAAAAACATCTGTAAAGATCCCCTTCTTTCAATCCAAATCAGAGTTGGGCTCAGAAATAG ACAAGAACACAGGTCTCCTGAACAGTGACCTTCATAAACTGGACATTTTCGAGCTTGAGGAAATCAGAAAACCTGGCAGTGTGTCAGTGGAAATCAGCCCCGTCCCACTGCTGGCAG GTGACACGGTGAATGAACACTTCCCAGTGCGCTCTGCCGGAGTGGCTGAAGTCTTGTGTAACATCTCTCTGGACAAACCCTTGATGTCAGACCAACTGAAGGCAGAACTCAACCCACTGGTACTCACCATCCTGTCTGCAACCTCCCTGCCTTCCTCTCCAGTCCCTTTCCACATCCTGCAG GAGGAATGTCTGCCCGTCTACTGCCAATACAAGTTCCATAACTTGAAGCCACACAGGACAAACTACCACAAGCAAGGCGCTGACATCTACTTCAGAGATGTGAACGTGATCATGACTGGCCTGATGAGTTCAGCGGACGTCCAGCAGTTCCTCTGCGGTCCGCCTCTAGAGATAGAGGTTCACGATCGGGACAGGAAGTTGGCCAAAGAACCAACATTAGAAAACATGAACACTCATGGTGTGGCATGTTTAAACCTGTCCGAGCTCCTGCTTGGGGAGAAAAGTCTAGAGCTGCACCTACCAATCAAGCGCTGTCGTCCCATGGatagagcagagcagaggaggagacaggcagcaggaagcagagctctGCTGCCTCAAGGTCATTATTACGAAAACAATTCTCAGCTTAAAGTGAAAATAGACATTGCTTGTCCACTCAACATAAAGAGCCTCCATAGTGTGGTTGGACCGAGCCTCGGTCCCTTCGGGCGCATTATCTACCTCTTCAGTGGCGATAATTCCTCCATGGTCAAGAAGTTGAGGTCGGAGATCCTACAAATCAACGCAGCAGCCTTCCACCTGGGCTGCTGCTCGCTGGAAAGTATAGAAACAGCCTTATCAAACCACGCAATGAACTTCAGGCCCGACGGCAGCGAGAACGTGGATTTTGTTTCAGGATTTCACCTGCAAGACAAGAAGATACACGTTTTTGTTCTTGAAGGGCTGAAAGACAAAGCAGTGAGGAGCCTCTGGGAGACCTGTCCAATGAA GCTCagtgagaaggaggaggagcaggtcactgTCCACTACGACTCAGGCCTGGGCTTTTTCACACGCCTCTACGGCTCTCTGGATTTGTGCCTGGGGCCCATCCAGCTGCGTAAACCACTGGCGAGCATCATGAGAACGCCTCGGGTCCACGTCAGAGGCGCCGTCCCTCCAGCCTGCTACCAAGCTTTGTCACG GCTAAGCCAGCTGTGTGACGTAAGGCTGCTCCATGAAGCCGTGCAGTGCGACCTCTTCCCCTCGGCTGCCATGATTCTCAGTATGAGCAAGGAGTTTGGTATCCGTGCACGGCAATGTGAGCAAAGTGCTGCAGCAGACACTACTGGAGACACTCCAGGAGACTGTGGAGGAGACGGGTCTGTTCGGCGTGTCCGGGTGAAACGACTCCCCCCGCTCAGCACGACCAACTCAGAGTACGTCAGCCAGAGACAGAGCCGGCAGCGGAAGCAGAGAAACTTCATTCAG gaaaatatgaagaatGTTCAAGAGCGCCGCCCGAAGAAAGACGCCAGATTCCTACGAGTCGATGTACCTGCAGACCAGGCGGTGCACAACTACAGCATCCAGACCTTCAACTTCCACAGGACAGCCAAGGAACTGCTCCAGAAAGAGATGGCCAAG ATGCCTGGTCGGAGGTTCACCTACAGCCAGCAGTACCACAGCGCCACGGTGGAGCCGGGACCTACCACACCTGAACCCCGCCGCGGCTCCACGGCGTGGCTGAGCGGCGTGGACCGGCCCAGGGCGCAGCCTGCACGTGGTCCAAGTCTCGCCGGTCTCTGGCGCGCCTCCACCCGTTCACCCGGCTGCTACGGAATTTAA